The Drosophila innubila isolate TH190305 chromosome 3R unlocalized genomic scaffold, UK_Dinn_1.0 2_E_3R, whole genome shotgun sequence genome has a segment encoding these proteins:
- the LOC117789641 gene encoding cleavage stimulation factor subunit 1, with translation MRDEILDPHNLVKNREILYRLMISQLMYDGLEKFAMELSMLVKADQCAPSERLLHVMISGMQTMSEKDKSNTDDVLPGIDLEFEPEASALAPEPHSYETAYVTSHKQACRAGAFSFDGSLVATGSVDASIKILDVERMLAKSAPEDIEPGREQQGHPVIRTLYDHTDEVSYLEFHPKEHILASASRDGTVKLFDIAKPSVKKAHKVLTDCEPVLCVSFHPTGDYIAIGTEHNVLRIYDVHTTQCFVSAIPSQQHKSGVTCVKYSPTAKLYATGSFDGDIKIWDGISGRCINTIAEAHSGAAICSLQFTRNGKYLLSSGMDSIVYLWELCTSRPIQTYTGAGTTGKQEHQAEAVFNHTEDYVLFPDEATTSLCSWNSRNGCRLTLNSLGHNGPVRYITHSPNAPAFLTCSDDFRARFWYRRANNQ, from the exons atgcGCGACGAAATTTTAGATCCCCACAATTTGGTTAAGAACCGGGAGATATTGTACCGGTTAATGATAAG CCAGTTAATGTACGATGGCTTGGAGAAATTCGCAATGGAACTCTCGATGCTGGTCAAGGCGGATCAATGTGCGCCAAGTGAGCGTCTGCTGCACGTCATGATATCGGGAATGCAAACCATGTCCGAGAAGGATAAGAGCAATACGGACGACGTGTTGCCCGGCATTGACCTGGAATTTGAGCCAGAGGCATCTGCCTTGGCACCGGAGCCGCATTCCTATGAAACAGCATATGTGACATCTCACAAGCAGGCATGCCGTGCCGGAGCGTTTAGCTTTGATGGTTCCTTGGTAGCAACCGGCAGTGTCGATGCGAGTATTAAAATTCTGGATGTGGAGCGCATGTTGGCCAAGTCGGCGCCAGAGGACATTGAGCCGGGTCGTGAACAACAGGGTCATCCAGTCATACGCACATTGTATGATCACACCGATGAGGTGTCATACCTTGAGTTTCATCCTAAGGAGCACATTTTAGCGTCGGCTTCTCGTGACGGCACCGTCAAGCTCTTCGACATTGCCAAGCCATCTGTAAAGAAGGCCCACAAGGTGCTCACCGACTGCGAGCCGGTGCTGTGTGTGTCGTTCCATCCTACCGGCGACTACATTGCCATTGGTACTGAGCACAATGTGCTGCGGATCTATGATGTACACACCACGCAGTGCTTTGTCAGCGCTATTCCATCGCAGCAGCATAAGTCGGGAGTTACGTGTGTCAAGTACTCGCCTACAGCCAAGCTATATGCGACGGGCAGCTTTGATGGTGATATCAAAATCTGGGACGGCATCAGTGGTCGTTGTATCAACACAATTGCCGAGGCACACAGTGGTGCCGCCATCTGTTCCCTGCAGTTCACCCGAAACGGAAAG TATTTGCTGTCATCTGGCATGGACTCTATTGTTTATCTGTGGGAGCTATGCACCAGTCGACCAATACAAACTTATACGGGCGCTGGCACCACCGGCAAGCAGGAGCATCAGGCTGAGGCTGTCTTCAACCATACCGAAGACTATGTACTCTTCCCAGACGAAGCAACCACCTCTCTGTGCTCATGGAACTCTCGTAATGGATGTCGTCTGACCCTCAACTCCCTCGGCCACAACGGACCCGTGCGCTATATAACTCATTCACCCAATGCGCCCGCTTTTCTTACTTGCTCCGATGATTTCCGAGCCCGCTTTTGGTATCGTCGTGCCAATAATCAATAA
- the LOC117789642 gene encoding nucleolar protein 16: MKIRKNHVRKRYRYNVNRKTLNKTRKNSGKIKDPEMKKLWMEGQRVGTNFSEMGLAKDPNKSLGIPNYKRERLEAAKIVNGFIEEELDDEELAALGPKKESAEEAQSRKPKRGHVVQELEQMAIDRRADPEFRLPKGVVKELSYFLNKHKFNYKAMVTDRRNHGQWTWRQFRLKIRRFMSIPEQFNEYLEQKKLPTGEKPDWPEYESDSEWK, from the exons atgaaaatcCGTAAGAATCATGTTCGTAAGCGTTATCGCTACAATGTTAATCGCAAAACACTGAATAAAACCCGTAAAAACAGTGGCAAAATTAAGGA tCCTGAAATGAAGAAGTTGTGGATGGAAGGTCAGCGCGTGGGTACCAATTTCAGTGAAATGGGATTGGCCAAAGATCCCAACAAGTCTTTGGGCATACCAAACTATAAACGCGAAAGACTCGAGgcagcaaaaattgtaaatggtTTTATAGAAGAGGAGCTCGATGATGAGGAATTGGCGGCATTGGGCCCTAAGAAGGAATCTGCAGAAGAAGCACAGAGTAGGAAACCCAAGCGTGGTCACGTCGTGCAGGAACTGGAACAGATGGCAATTGATAGGCGAGCAGACCCTGAGTTCAG ATTACCCAAAGGCGTCGTCAAAGAGCTGTCATATTTCCTtaacaaacacaaatttaattataaggcAATGGTAACAGATCGTCGCAATCATGGCCAATGGACGTGGAGGCAATTTCGTTTGAAGATTCGTAGATTTATGTCGATTCCAGAACAGTTCAATGAATACCTCGAACAAAAGAAGCTGCCAACTGGTGAAAAACCAGATTGGCCAGAATACGAATCAGACAGTGAATGGAAATAA